A stretch of the Streptomyces sp. WMMB303 genome encodes the following:
- a CDS encoding GNAT family N-acetyltransferase, translating into MFTMRPATGDDTSAVKDVILARSAWLEERGRPTWRDSAEDLAAQASKGYMWVLESDSSGVIGCTTLQEEHPPWGWTPAELAQPALYLYTTATHPDWRHYKPGTLIAFWAVDHAARNDKQWVRRGCFFPGLVRYYETQGFHLAHEVARTHHRVYLMARQAQHLAAGAILR; encoded by the coding sequence ATGTTCACCATGCGACCCGCCACCGGCGACGACACCAGCGCCGTGAAAGACGTCATCCTCGCCCGCTCCGCATGGCTGGAAGAACGCGGCCGACCCACCTGGCGCGACAGCGCCGAAGATCTCGCCGCCCAGGCGAGCAAGGGCTACATGTGGGTCCTGGAGTCCGACAGCTCAGGCGTCATCGGGTGCACCACTCTCCAGGAGGAGCACCCACCCTGGGGCTGGACTCCCGCCGAACTCGCCCAACCGGCGCTCTACCTCTACACGACAGCCACTCACCCCGACTGGCGCCACTACAAACCCGGCACCCTCATCGCATTCTGGGCCGTCGACCACGCCGCCAGGAACGACAAGCAGTGGGTCCGGAGAGGCTGCTTCTTCCCCGGACTCGTCCGCTACTACGAAACGCAGGGCTTCCACCTCGCACACGAAGTCGCACGGACGCATCACCGGGTCTACCTCATGGCTCGACAAGCGCAGCATCTGGCGGCGGGGGCGATACTGCGATAA
- a CDS encoding asparagine synthase-related protein, which translates to MLKLRLTPYTDLTEWHWDGTHYVTGDRLSHVTPYAHPLVESLSVTDGVRTLIVVRERVTGRDQCEPLVRRLSPGEYDRTRALAENWPTDYVLTETFPDQPARVTVGACRTTPLYLAHDDRSLHGSWDMADLREHARGLNPKEAARLLLYRPRYSSETLFRGILRLTERATAHFGGHLNLRYPEPALHSGPRELTSHSDVLGAFTHAIDTALDLRPWRPQDTIFHLTGGFDSGTVATRAAQQHPDQLATATLLIGGPGREQQIRRRKEMRAAVPFTYRDTLTDAMAHLPLAPACDRMRGEAVSPYEEPLHHPFTQLTRTLAKDGAKALVTGLGGDEMVALAQHEYPHRAMGDISELPLLPWIGSRARAALEYADDAIAPPAVINSMTLLSLETTAPILLRDGIWPLHPFADPYMVQLGEWLPFHWRELKQLQRRRLASLGLSDDVTDPTERESFAEVVQHALTLHGRPLLARMLRDGSPLLDTGLLDPDGLTAALHRLSSGTYQENGDAQLLQVINMHHAALAYL; encoded by the coding sequence ATGCTTAAGCTGCGCCTGACCCCCTACACCGATCTCACCGAATGGCACTGGGACGGAACCCATTACGTCACCGGTGACCGACTCAGCCACGTCACACCGTACGCGCATCCGCTGGTGGAGAGCCTGTCGGTCACCGACGGAGTGCGGACCCTGATCGTTGTACGCGAGCGCGTCACCGGCCGCGACCAGTGCGAGCCGCTTGTCCGCCGCCTCTCGCCCGGCGAGTACGACCGGACCCGCGCCCTGGCCGAGAACTGGCCGACCGACTACGTGCTCACCGAGACGTTCCCGGACCAGCCCGCACGGGTAACCGTCGGCGCGTGCAGAACCACCCCCCTCTATCTCGCCCACGATGATCGCTCACTGCACGGCTCGTGGGACATGGCCGACCTCAGGGAGCACGCACGGGGGCTGAACCCGAAGGAAGCCGCTCGGCTGCTGCTCTACCGGCCCCGCTACAGCAGCGAGACCCTGTTCCGCGGCATCCTCCGCCTCACCGAACGCGCCACAGCCCATTTCGGCGGCCACCTCAATCTTCGCTACCCCGAGCCGGCCCTACACAGCGGTCCGCGCGAACTGACCAGCCACTCCGATGTACTCGGTGCCTTCACGCACGCCATCGACACCGCGCTCGACCTGCGCCCCTGGCGACCGCAGGACACGATCTTCCACCTCACCGGAGGCTTCGACTCCGGCACCGTGGCCACTCGTGCCGCCCAGCAGCATCCCGACCAACTGGCGACCGCGACCCTCTTGATCGGCGGGCCGGGGCGCGAGCAGCAGATCCGCCGTCGCAAAGAGATGCGCGCTGCGGTTCCTTTCACCTACCGCGACACGCTCACCGACGCCATGGCGCACCTTCCCCTCGCACCTGCTTGCGACCGAATGCGAGGAGAAGCTGTCAGCCCGTACGAGGAACCCCTCCACCACCCCTTCACCCAGCTCACCCGCACCCTCGCCAAGGACGGCGCGAAGGCCCTTGTCACCGGTCTGGGAGGTGACGAGATGGTCGCCCTCGCCCAGCATGAGTACCCCCACCGCGCCATGGGCGACATCAGCGAACTTCCGCTTCTTCCCTGGATCGGCTCCCGGGCACGCGCCGCTCTGGAGTACGCCGATGACGCCATCGCCCCACCCGCCGTGATCAACTCCATGACGTTGCTCTCGCTGGAGACGACTGCTCCCATCCTGCTGCGCGACGGTATCTGGCCCCTCCACCCGTTCGCCGACCCCTACATGGTGCAGCTCGGCGAATGGCTCCCCTTCCACTGGCGAGAACTCAAACAGCTCCAACGCCGCCGCCTGGCCTCCCTCGGCCTCAGTGACGACGTCACCGACCCCACCGAACGCGAGTCCTTCGCCGAAGTCGTCCAGCACGCTCTCACCCTGCACGGCCGCCCTTTGCTCGCCCGCATGCTGCGCGACGGCTCGCCTCTCCTGGACACGGGGCTCCTCGATCCGGACGGGCTCACCGCCGCCCTGCATCGCCTCTCCTCCGGCACGTACCAAGAAAACGGCGACGCCCAACTCCTGCAAGTCATCAACATGCACCACGCCGCCCTCGCGTACCTGTGA
- a CDS encoding phage Gp37/Gp68 family protein: protein MGDRSTIEWTQATWNPTTGCDRTSPGCDNCYALTLSRRLKAMGTAKYQADGDPRTSGPGFGLTLHPDALTVPRRWKAPRMVFVNSMSDLFHARVPLDFVRQVFQVIAETPQHTYQLLTKRARRLRRLAGELEWPPNLWMGVSVENAGQLDRIDDLRQVPASVRFLSCEPLLGPLHDLELDGIGWVIAGGESGLNHRPLEEAWVTEIRDACNDAEVPFFFKQWGGRTPKIGGRQLDGETWDEMPLIPATPAR, encoded by the coding sequence ATGGGAGATCGCAGCACGATCGAGTGGACGCAAGCGACATGGAATCCGACAACTGGCTGTGACCGAACCTCGCCAGGCTGCGACAACTGCTACGCCCTGACGTTATCCAGGCGTCTCAAAGCGATGGGTACAGCGAAGTACCAGGCCGACGGAGACCCAAGAACCTCGGGCCCAGGGTTCGGCCTCACGCTCCATCCGGATGCGCTCACCGTCCCCCGTCGGTGGAAGGCGCCACGGATGGTGTTCGTGAACTCCATGAGCGATCTCTTCCACGCGAGAGTACCGCTCGACTTCGTCCGCCAAGTGTTCCAAGTGATCGCCGAGACCCCTCAACACACCTACCAGCTGCTCACGAAACGCGCTCGGAGACTACGGCGCCTGGCTGGCGAGCTGGAGTGGCCACCCAACCTCTGGATGGGCGTCTCTGTCGAGAACGCCGGACAACTGGACCGCATCGACGACCTGCGCCAGGTACCTGCCTCCGTACGGTTCCTGTCCTGCGAGCCACTGCTCGGCCCGCTGCACGACCTTGAGCTCGATGGGATCGGGTGGGTGATCGCCGGAGGGGAATCCGGCCTCAACCATCGCCCCCTGGAGGAAGCCTGGGTGACCGAGATTCGCGATGCCTGCAACGACGCCGAGGTCCCGTTCTTCTTCAAGCAGTGGGGCGGCCGTACACCCAAGATCGGAGGCCGACAGCTTGACGGCGAGACCTGGGACGAGATGCCGCTCATCCCGGCGACCCCCGCTCGATAA
- a CDS encoding helix-turn-helix transcriptional regulator, with product MPFELEEQEAIGRRIKRQRLRLGMAQADLAAAVGKSQGWLSKVESGRLELDRTALINRIAAALHCHPNDLISRPYNGAAPDNQWQMAAASILRELRRYDLAPTFDGVPRSSAMLWGEMRRLHRLRDAAANVAILRTLPDLLREARALAEVSQGHEREEAFGVYALCCKFAHTAAHAMGHPELVATTCERAAWAAGLSGDPVLPAVSDWMRVWDMWATADWDDALALTDKALRSIGDEFEHGEPLAVRAWGALQLRGAVSAARANNSAEADHRLGLARQAGDRVDAETGPPIQDRHSLTFSTGNVQIHGINVALEMSDQAKALRLNEEASDEHLATLPNSRRGHHRMDLARAWLWDGDRHRALRELTEAEHLAPQLVRNHPIARATLRRIVYAERASTREQLRGMSSRFHLDDQELFP from the coding sequence ATGCCGTTCGAGTTGGAGGAGCAGGAAGCGATCGGCCGCCGGATCAAGCGGCAACGCCTCCGGTTGGGTATGGCGCAGGCGGACCTCGCCGCAGCCGTCGGAAAGTCGCAGGGGTGGCTCTCGAAGGTCGAGTCGGGGCGGCTTGAGCTGGACCGCACGGCGTTGATCAACAGGATCGCGGCGGCCTTGCACTGCCACCCCAACGATCTGATCTCCAGGCCGTACAACGGGGCGGCGCCTGACAATCAGTGGCAGATGGCGGCAGCGTCGATCCTGCGTGAGCTGCGCCGATACGACCTCGCTCCGACCTTCGACGGCGTACCGCGGTCCTCGGCGATGCTGTGGGGAGAGATGCGCCGTCTGCACAGGCTGCGGGACGCGGCAGCGAACGTGGCAATCCTGCGCACTTTGCCCGACCTGCTACGCGAGGCACGCGCGCTGGCTGAGGTCTCGCAGGGGCACGAGCGTGAAGAGGCTTTCGGGGTCTATGCGTTGTGCTGCAAGTTCGCGCACACGGCCGCCCATGCCATGGGCCACCCCGAACTGGTGGCCACCACCTGCGAGCGGGCGGCCTGGGCTGCCGGCCTCTCCGGAGATCCGGTACTGCCGGCCGTCTCCGACTGGATGCGCGTCTGGGACATGTGGGCCACGGCGGACTGGGACGATGCCCTCGCGCTGACAGACAAGGCACTACGCAGCATCGGCGATGAGTTCGAGCACGGTGAGCCTCTGGCCGTTCGGGCCTGGGGGGCGTTGCAGCTGCGGGGCGCGGTCTCGGCGGCGCGGGCGAACAACTCCGCAGAGGCCGATCACAGGCTCGGCCTGGCACGGCAAGCCGGTGACCGGGTCGACGCCGAGACGGGACCACCGATCCAGGACCGGCACTCCCTCACGTTCTCGACCGGGAACGTGCAGATCCACGGGATCAACGTGGCGCTGGAGATGAGCGACCAAGCCAAGGCGCTGCGTCTGAACGAGGAGGCCAGCGACGAGCACTTGGCGACCTTGCCCAACTCCCGTAGAGGCCACCACCGAATGGATCTGGCGCGGGCCTGGCTATGGGACGGGGACCGGCACCGCGCCCTTCGCGAACTCACTGAAGCCGAGCACTTGGCCCCGCAGTTGGTGCGCAACCACCCCATCGCGCGAGCCACGCTACGCCGCATCGTGTATGCCGAACGCGCCTCTACACGCGAGCAGTTGAGGGGCATGTCCAGTCGATTTCACCTGGATGACCAGGAGCTATTCCCCTGA
- a CDS encoding IS30 family transposase, which produces MGAVERHKQVRAYRGLMPSPGRPSVAWREDRVRFWTEIARGAKTEVACSAAGVSGPVGFRWFRHAGGVNPCLPDEVSGRYLSFREREDIAVWHAQGAGVRETARRLGRAPSTVSRELRRNASTRTYTLDYRASTAQWHAERRARRPKTAKLVDNPRLRVYVQARLSGDVTDAGGNRVGPEGPAWKGRNKPHRGDRGWVTAWSPEQIARRLPIEFPNDEDMRISHEAIYQALYVEGRGALKRELVACLRTGRALRVPRARGRQKAWAHVTDKVLLSERPAEAEDRAVPGHWEGDLIIGLKRSAIGTLVERTTRFTMLVHLPREEGYGVIPRTKNGPALAGYGAITMKDALARTMTTLPEQLLRSLTWDRGKELSAHAAFTVETGIPVYFADPHSPWQRGTNENTNGLLRQYFPKGTDLSRWNSEELQAVAAVFNNRPRKTLGWRTPAEVFTKQLRSLPPVNVATTD; this is translated from the coding sequence ATGGGTGCTGTGGAACGGCACAAGCAGGTTCGTGCGTACCGGGGGTTGATGCCGTCGCCGGGCAGGCCGTCGGTGGCCTGGCGTGAGGACAGGGTCAGGTTCTGGACGGAGATTGCTCGGGGTGCCAAGACCGAGGTTGCGTGCAGTGCTGCGGGGGTGTCCGGGCCGGTGGGGTTCCGCTGGTTCCGGCACGCTGGCGGCGTGAATCCGTGTCTTCCTGATGAAGTGTCCGGGCGCTACCTGTCGTTTCGAGAACGGGAGGACATCGCTGTCTGGCATGCCCAGGGCGCCGGCGTCCGCGAGACCGCCCGCAGGCTCGGACGGGCGCCGTCGACTGTCTCCCGTGAGCTACGGCGCAATGCCTCCACTCGGACCTACACGCTGGACTACCGGGCCTCGACCGCGCAGTGGCACGCTGAACGCCGGGCCCGGCGCCCGAAGACAGCCAAGCTCGTGGACAATCCAAGACTGCGAGTCTATGTCCAGGCCCGTCTGTCAGGGGACGTCACCGACGCCGGAGGCAACCGTGTCGGCCCCGAGGGCCCGGCCTGGAAGGGGCGCAACAAACCGCACCGCGGGGACAGAGGCTGGGTGACAGCATGGAGCCCGGAGCAGATAGCGCGACGCCTACCCATCGAGTTCCCCAACGACGAGGACATGCGCATCAGCCACGAGGCGATCTACCAGGCGCTCTACGTCGAGGGACGTGGCGCGCTGAAACGCGAGCTGGTGGCCTGTCTGCGCACCGGACGGGCGCTGCGTGTTCCCCGGGCTCGCGGCCGGCAGAAGGCGTGGGCCCACGTCACCGACAAGGTCCTCCTCAGCGAGCGTCCCGCCGAGGCCGAGGACCGCGCCGTTCCCGGGCACTGGGAGGGCGACCTCATCATCGGGCTGAAACGCTCGGCAATCGGAACCCTCGTCGAGCGCACCACCAGGTTCACCATGCTGGTCCACCTGCCGCGCGAGGAGGGCTACGGCGTGATCCCGCGCACGAAGAACGGCCCTGCCCTGGCCGGATACGGCGCCATCACGATGAAGGATGCCTTGGCCAGGACGATGACCACGCTGCCTGAGCAGCTCCTGCGGTCCCTCACCTGGGACCGCGGAAAGGAGTTGTCCGCGCACGCCGCCTTCACGGTCGAGACCGGCATCCCTGTCTACTTCGCCGACCCACACAGCCCCTGGCAACGCGGGACCAACGAGAACACCAACGGCCTGCTGCGTCAGTACTTCCCCAAGGGCACCGACTTGTCCCGCTGGAACAGCGAAGAACTCCAGGCCGTCGCGGCCGTCTTCAACAACCGACCCCGGAAGACCCTCGGGTGGCGAACCCCGGCTGAAGTGTTTACCAAGCAGCTACGATCGCTCCCACCAGTCAACGTTGCGACGACCGATTGA